The sequence TGtagtgcagttttttttttttagtttttgaagAGTTACTTGTCAGTTATGGAATATTCTCTCTAGAATTGTTTATGTATAAACCTCTCATTTaaagtattatattaatttaaaataatatatttttcatatttagctaCTTCACTAAGCTACTCTAAAGTTTGTTTAGCTTTGTGCAGGTTGTCACGCATGTAATGACTGCTATTGGGTAAATCGGCTAAACATTTCTACCTTCTGTTACTCTGCCTTCAACGTATAGAATCAGATCATGGCTTTTTCTGGTTCTGCTTGTTTACAGTGTGACATCATTCACTGTCGAGGTTGcacttacagaaaacatttgcaACACAAAAGTTGCGAATGTTTTTTGCAAATTTAACTAAAAACATGattagaaacaataacattagaAACAATAACTAGATTGATCTTTTAATTCCTAATTAATAACCCACTTGACACGTTTCCAGATATTTTGTGTCATTTCTCATCATTTGGAGCCATTTTCATAGATTTATATATTGATTAATGGCTgtagatttttatattattttcagttactttgtgtctgtcagttttAGAAAAGCAGAGATTTTTGCCCCAAAATAAAACTGGTACATTAACAACAGTTAACATTGAAATCTAAGCAGGAGAATCACTGATGTATTATGTTTTTTGGCCTTTAGTTTCAATCTCAGCTTCTTATTTAGTTTTTCCATCATAAAATATGAGAGGTCTGTAGTTACAAAAGTGGATTCAACTTGTGGTGGATGTTTAAGGGGTTAAAAGTAAAGAAACATAATCGTCCAAGAGAAATATTGTGTAACACATTCTCAGGTGTTCTATCCCAAGCATAACCTCATGCTTCCTTTGTGATATGTTTTTCCCCCACTAATCTTCCACAGAGAGATCCATGGGAGCAGCCTTCAGAAGATCACGTCAGTCAGCCGGAGGTTCTTTGCCCTGAAGGCACAGCCCCGGTGGCAGATTCTCCGTCTCTGGGTGCTGATTCGGGCAGTTCCTCTCCATATCGGCTTTCGACAAGCCGCAGCAGTGGATCTGTCCCCTCAAGCTCCCAGCCTTACACTCTGCAAACGCTGGAAGATGTCCATTACCCAGCAGCCAGCTACAGCTCAGCCTCCAGCTACTCCTGCCCTCCATACATGACTAATCCGGGAGATCTGACCGTGGTGAAGATGGCGTCCGTGTCTTCAGATGAGGCTGGTGGTGGTGTAGCATCTCTCAGTGACACTACTGCTCAAGCCTGGGCCAAAGATGATGGAAGCAGCTCGTGGATGTCCTATGAGACAAGGCGGGCTTTTTAAAAAGGCATTGAAGCCTTTAAGCGGATGTAGAACTGAACTCATGAAGAAGTTATAACCTGAAATATGGCACCCAAGAACTGGTGGATTTTCAGCTGAAGTTTGCATAAAAGCCTATATTTAATGAGGTCTATAGCTGTGAAAAAGCTTCaatcttgttgttgttgttgttttttttttctttgtagagATTAGTAAATTGATTTTAATATGACTTCAAATTAATACAGGTTCCTTTTGGATTCATTGACAGTTATTATATGAATAGCTCTAGCAAATAATTTGTGGAAGGATTTAATAATCAACAATCTTTCATTAGTCTTTGTCTTTTAAGAATGGTACCGATATATTAAACATGTTTCAGACTAGACATTTTACACCAATATGAAGGTTAAGAGCCTTTGCTGGAGATATTTTCTAATATATGCTAATGCTGacatttttgatttatttcaattttacattttagatgaTAATAGATCAAATTACACAGGCTTTGCAACTGCTGTAAAACTACACTTTGTCTTTCCAAATACTGCATTTTCTCCTTCCGTGGACAGACACGAACATCTGAAACTTgggttaattattatataattatttttatattatttctgtcAATACATATTTGTCGAGCAATAATAGTAAAGTGGTGATGTGAgggtaaaaacaaaaattatctGCATATGTTCTAGTACTGTTGTGCATCCCCACATTATTAGGGACTTCATAGGACTGGTCACAGGTAGTTAAGGAAGTAGAAACAGAGATAGGTTTTGCAGTTCATATCGTTTGTCTTATGTTCTTGTGTCAAGAAAACTATCCGAGGAAAATAAAAGACTTTTGTTTAGTCACAAATGATGCATGTGATTTGTAGGCACTTGTTTTCTCAGTACCAGACATATTTGCATGTTCTGTTTGCCGGGCTTATGAtcagtctttatttttattaggttgtctttttttttttatattgtgctCGCTGTCAGAGTGGGGTCAAGGACCCAAAGAGACTGAGATtgtctttatgtatttatattaccATAGTGCCACAATTATCAAAGTCACTTGATTTGAATGTGTTTaatcaaaatgtcaaaaaagtCAAGCCTTATATTAGCTAGACAACTAACCAGAATTTTATTGATAGCATCAGATTCAGAAtgagaatcaggtttattggccaagtgtgttgacacacacaaggaatttggttccagctgtttgtgactatcaaaagtacagacataaataacactatactatacaagataatacggACTACAAgtcaatgcagatgtgatacaatagacattatgagtattaattatgaatacagaatatatgacattctgttacatatttaaactattttattgATGTTTAAACCGTTGGATGTTTATAAGATAATTGCAGTTAAAAGGTTCCCGGccacagacaaaaagaaacacTGCCTTAAGGAGCCATTTGGCGATCAGTTTATGGACATGACCTCTACTAGGTGGGCGATTCGTTGCTATGACGCCAAAACGTTGCTAAGCTAAGGCCCCCGTTGTCAGCGAGCTAAAATAGTAAACCGTATCATCGCCTGTCCTAAACAGTTATGTTTTAtcgtgtttattttataaagcaagTGAAGTAGCAAGAGATTAACCCGCTTTTaagaaattaacatttaaaactcCGTATTCCGTTTCTCATGCCATTGGAATATTAGTTCTTTTTTGCTTGGAGTACACTTTCTAAGAGGGCTATTGGATGATCTGTTACTAAAGTTGCTAGgcgctgtttgtttttgtacctGGTTGAGTTGTACGATACAATAACGGAACTTTTTCAAAAGTTTGCTCAGCTTTGTATCAACAATAATCTGCGGACTAGAAAACGCTTCACTTTAACACTGTTAAACTCGGTGGTGTAGAACCTGTTAATGGATAATTCACACTTATTTAAAAGTTCTTTAAAACAATTAGCTAGCCACATCACAGTGTGGCTAGCTAACTGTTAACCGGCTAACCTGAGGGCTTATTAATGTCTAAAACTagttgtttatttcagtttatttaagtTTATTGTCTTCGCGTTTGTTGTAACGCAGCACAATGAGTGTTTTTGTAATCTATTCTTGCCTACTAAACCtgacaaattaataaaattaattgtttAGAAGGTGTTGATATTCCTCTGTAACTCTAATGATGGAGCAGTACCATGTTTTGGAGCTGATAGGCGAAGGCTCATTTGGTCGAGTGAAAAAAGGTCGTCGAAAGTTTAGCGGCCAGGTTTGTGCTAACAGTTACAATTctaaacattattataaagGGATTGTATAAGGAAAGCTACCGGTCATATTTAGGCAAAACTGACAGGTAAATATTTCCAGGTTGTGGCTTTAAAGTTCATCCCTAAAGTGGGTCGCTCTGAAAAAGAGCTTCGGAGCCtgaagagagagattgagatcATGAGGGGACTCAAGCATCCAAACATAGTTCTGCTTTTGGACAGTTTTGAGACACAAACCGAGGTAATATGTTGTATTTTCTTTAGGTGGTcgtgtatttatatattctacACGTATTAGAGCTATTTGGCGGAGAATCCAGTGCAACGGCTCAAACGAAAATCGCTGGCAGCGTTTCCAATTTTCCCATTCAAATCTCTTGGTAAATTACACTGTTAGGCAAAACGTAATCGTATATTCAGACGTtagcagaaggaaaaaaaaaatctctttagcACCGGAGGTCATTTGGCTAAttatactgcaaaaaaaaaaaattcttacttaataacagctctaataacatGGCGTTAATGTACAAACAGAGCTTTCAAAAGGTCAGGATTCACATCTGGATTTCTGGGATGAATGGCTTAGAAAACCTAAAATTGGAAAACTGCATAAGTATTTTTACTGTGCACTAAAAGAAGGTCATTTGTGTTCCCCTGGCAGGTGGTAGTTGTGACTGAGTATGCAGAAGGTGAATTGTTTCAAATCCTGGAAGATGATGGATGTTTACCTGAGAGCCAGGTACATAAGGGATACATACGGTCACTGATAGTCATCAACATCCCTGATCACTGTTATGGGGTTTCTTATGAGActtttagttttacatgtatgcataaaaatctgaaaaatatcaatatttaaaatatttgccATTTTCATTAAGACAGGAGTTTTCAGACTTCTTTAAGCCTCAGAACCTTACATTCAAATACAATTCGATTATTCGGTTACTATATAATAATTCTtacttatatatgtatacatatatatatatatatatatatatatatatatatatatatatatatatatatatatatatatatataattcttacttatatatataatctaatataatttttttagatgccatcaagcatttattttattcctaagCTTTCTGCTGTTAAAGGCTGCTTTGGGAGGCAgtgaggtttggattaaaccccCAGTCACTTCATAATAATTCTTACTCCCCTAATAACTTAATTGtttaaagttatatatatatatatatatatatatatatatatatatatatatatatatatatatatatatataattttatttaaaaaaatttaatagaTGCCATCGAGCATTTTTTATATTCCTGAGCTTTCTGCTGTTAAAGGCTGCTTTGGGAGGCAatgaggtttggattaaacccaGTCACTTCAAGGGACCAGTCAAATCTTTTAATAACTGTTCAGAACTCAATACTAAATGATTTGGATAATAATTAGGATAAAAATTGGATGTGATTTCTGtcaatgtaaaagaaaagaaatcacagACCCCATAGTCAAGCTTGGGCTGCATAGATACTTTGGGGTCTTGAACCCCACTTTAAGGACCTCAGCAAGAGAATATGTTATAAATATGCATATTTGAGAAATAAATGGTGATGTAGCAGGCACATGCTCCGGTCCTTGTCCTCATTTCATTACATCATTTTGTTGTGCCCTCTTCAACATATTCACAGTGAACAATTGTTGACATTTTTGAAATTTACAATTTTGCAAAACATTTGGATGGAAGCAGCTAATTATCGGCAAAGTTAGTTCCAATATATGTCATACTGATGTCAGAGTTGCAATAGAGTACACATGGATGACAGAATGACAGCCAGCTCAACTGAAATAGACACCTGGTTTCTGCGAATAGCCATCTTTCTTACATTCGTTGTTTTGCTGTGTGTAGGTGCGAGAGATAGCTTGCCAGCTGGTATCGGCCCTGTATTACTTGCACTCCCATCGTATATTGCACCGCGACATGAAACCACAGAACATCCTTCTGGGCAAAGGGGGTGTGGTGAAGCTCTGTGACTTTGGGTTTGTACTGCACAAGGTGCTATGTAAAGTAGCAgccatactgtaaatactactACTCAATCTTAtaagtttataataaaaatcctaatgataatgataataatattatagGATTTTTGTCAAGTTGTTATgtagtaatgttttttttttatttattcgtttatttaaaaaaaaaaagtctccctTTTAGAATCAAAGTAAAAACAATCCTGTATTTAAAACTCATTTGACTAGATTCTTTGCCGTTGTGACAAACCCAAATGTTCACCGCATCACTCACCTTAACGTCCTTACAGATTTGCCCGGGCCATGAGTGTGTCTACGCTGGTGTTAACCTCCATTAAGGGgactcctctgtacatgtctccGGAGTTGGTGGAAGAGAAACCCTACGACCACACAGCTGACCTCTGGTCTTTGGGCTGCATTCTCTACGAGCTCCACACGGGGGCGCCGCCGTTCTACACCAACTCCATCTTTCATCTTGTGCGCCTGATTGTCAAGGACCCGGTCAAATGGCCAGAAAATATGAGCCAGGGCTGCATGGTACTGAGTttcacaacaacacaaacattatcTCTcagaatgatttaaaaatgggtGTAGAAAAACATACAATAGACATAACATGACATAACAATCATGGCAATAGTCTTGACTGGAGCTGCACAATAATGACTGCACTGATTTGTAGTCATTATTATGAAATAGTTTTATGTATCATGACAGAATTGATCATTTTCAAAATATATGCCTTATGCTGTTATATGCTACATTATAaaccttgtttgtttttaaatttagtgTGAGGCTGCCTTTGTCCTGTAagattttgttcatattttaaaccctgaatatgaattaaattagactttaataatttaatgtgcaagcaaataatgaaaaagcaGAATTTAACGCACCAGGGTCaataaaatgatttctaatGTCAGTAATTTTCACATAAATTCAAAATCATGGTTGCCATATGTTTGTCATGAAAAATAATGTGTAATTAAATGTGCCTTCGAGTTAATCTGTAAGATTATTCGCAATCCCTTAATGTTTGACAGAGTTTTCTGAAGGGTCTGTTGAATAAAGACCCACAGAAGAGGCTGACCTGGCCTGGCCTTCTTCACCATCCATTTGTAGCAGATGGAGTCTTAGGTGAGAGCAAAGTTTATAAGCTTTTAAGATTGCTCTCAAAAATAAAGATCAgtttattaacatattaaattCTGTGAAAGATGTGTAATATACTGTGAGTGGTAGTAAAACAGTCACGTTGTTGTGTTTGGACAGTTTTACCAGACGAGGGATCGTGCAAACCCCTGACCATAATGCCCACTGCAGACGTCCAAGCCATGAAGCAGCAGCAGGTGGCAGAAAAATCTGCACCTCGCTGTGGAAAGGGCAAATTAATGCACAGAGCCAGAGACCTGCATGacaaaaagcagaagaaaaaacaggTGAGTTTAAATACCACACAAGTTTATTACACAGAATATAAGATGAGGTTCATGAATGGAATGGTGTtatgaaatggaaaaataaattattatttcagaGTCTCATAGCGGtagtttaaaatatgtaacCATATGAATCTCAATTTAGCACAGTTCCTTAAAGtccttaaatttttttttaattaaaggccCTGAGCCTGCTACTGTAAACAATTTTCTGCAATTTCTCCTTTTGTgtcatgttatttatgttttatacaattcaattgaataattttataaacaaactCCACTTCTCTCACACATAATGGATAATACAGAGTCAGTTGCATGATGCAAGTGCCTGTACTAAACTGATGCTAACGTTAGCTACACAGTCGTCAATTTGAGGAAATGACAAATTCAAGTCAAATACTCTTACTGGTTTCTCAGTCTATTTCAAAACTCACTATACGCTGCGACATTATACTTTTTAACTTTCTTTCATGAACTGACCtctatgaaagaaaaaatgttttttcttgcaatACGATCAacataaactctgtgtgtgtgtgtgtgtgtgtgtgtgtgtttgtgatttttgaaaagaattaggttttaaatttcatttttctgggcattaaaaattcttaaaaacaTACCTGCAGATAGACCATATATGACACTCTGTACTGGTTACTGTGTTGTGATAATCTTATTTTTCCGTATATTGCTACCGGATGCTTGATTATCCTCCGGGATCaaaaaatgtctgtctgtctttctctttatctaATGTATGACAGAGTATTTATAGAATATCCCCACACCCtgctgtttaatttatttaaatttcagaaaaaaacccTGGTCTCTTTGATAAAGGTGTCTCATTACAgaaatcaatatatatatataaatatatatatatatatatatatatatatatatatatatatatatatagtaatatatatatatatagtaaaacatataaaatatatatatatatatatatacacaatcaaAATTTGTCCTACGTGACCCAGTAAAATATCAGCTATTCAGTTTCAAATATAGTCTAAAGTTTATTTCGAATAGTATGGGGTGCTAAATCTGAAGAGCTTTATGTAGATGTGGTTTGTTTTGATTGTACAGGACCAGTTGAAGATCGTGAAAGCACTTGTTAACAACCAGCCTCGCACCAAAACTGCCCCGGCTGGAGAAGCCCCCACCAGCAACCATTCATTGGGCAGCACCTTTACAGTGTGTCGAAATTCAGCTCATTCACCAGCCAATCAGCATCAAGCCAATGACATTGGTGTTGCCAGGTAGTATTTGTGCTCCGAATTTGAatgtaacatgaaaaaaaaaattgcaactCACACCAGAAACACTGCAAAGACATTTTTGATCATATGAAAAGAATCAAAAGTGTAAAGAATTACCGAAAGGCTAAAAACTGTACTCTGTTAAAATATGCTTCATAcacaaagttgtgtgtgtttcgttgttgttgtgttttcagtgtGAGTCCGGCTCCATGTAAGGGCCAAATCAGCAGGGACTTTGAGAGAGAGTTTCCTTCGGTGGAGGTCGGGCCAGGGATGATGGTCAGACGCTCCAGACCTGGACACACCAACTTGGCTTCTGTTCGGATGGACAGTGATGTTAGTAATCATTGTGGAATTTATTGCTTTTTCAAGCActtgagagaagaaaaagacgTTTGATTTATTGTATCGGAAAATGAATGATCAATTACGTTGGTTATTATGAATAACATCAGTAGATGATGATCCTGCACTAGAGCCAGAAGATTCAGATTGTTTCATGTCATTCTAGCATAAATCTTAAATAAGCAAATGTAATTGACCCAatgacatatatatacacatacacacacatacacacacatacacacacacacacacacacacacacagaaatatctTTAGGTaacatataataattatttagtaaaagtacactcactggccactttaataggaacagtcctgtaattatccaatcagccaatcatgtgactGTGGTGCATAAACTCATGCAGCTACAGGTGAAAGGGCTTTGATTAATGTTCATATCACACATGAGAGTAGGGAAACATATGATCTCGGTGACTTTGTCTGTAGCAGGGATGTTGATGCCAGATGGGTtgatttcagtatttcagcaactgatgatctcctgggattttaacAAACAACAGTCTGTAGATTTTATGCAGAACgaagaggagaaaaaacaaaaaaaacatccagtgagtgcCAGTTCAGTTAGGAAACACCTTATTGATGAAGGAGGTCTGACCGGTTTGATTTGGGATGACAGCATCTCAGATAAGCACTCTTTACAGctgtagtgagcagaaaagcacaaCATGATGAACTTTGAGGAGGATGAGCTATTACATATAGCTGCTATATTACATCTGTTTCCAATGTTGCCCGGCAAGGACAAGAGGTTGAGGCTTGAGTGGAAACAGACTCCCCTAAACTGGAGAATTGAATATTGCATAAAAACACcaagcagtgttttttttctattactttgTGCATACTCTACACACCGATGTGCTTGGAATACTCCAATCAGACTGTCTGCCACTTACAACAATGCCacaaagttacaaaaaaaaaatatatatattttttttatactcattACGATGTTCATTGCAAAGCTCTTGTATCATCATGACTGTATGCATTGTACTGCTTCCAGGTTGGATACATGCATGAAAGAACAGAAGGTGTTTCTATTAAAATGGCAACTGAGTGAACATCACTTAAGTGCATTTGACGGAACTGCAATAAACTTGTAAACAATACCTCACTTCTATAACATGTCCCTCTGCACTTTGCCCAGGAGCAAGATGTTAACAGTGATGAAGAGTGGCAGCGTTTGGCTGAAGTGACGGATCACATGTCTATGCTTATGGATCCTCACATCCATCAGAAACTGAAGAACAAGCTCCTCAGATGCAAGGAGCAGGCAAACCGAAATTActctttgtgttttaaattaaacGATAGTCTTGTTGGTTAAGCGTAATTATTATCAAGGGCTTTGTTGTAAATACTGTGCTGTAGTTGTTGCTGCCTGAAGCCGTAAGGTATGTGTAGTaattggtcaaaaaaaaaacccacgcAGTGTTAAATGCATTAGAGATTAAATTAAACACCTCTTTCTTTGCACAGCTCCTCACTGGAAAGTTAGAAGAGCCTTCCACTATGCTTCACCTCCTCAAGATCCTCACTTCCATTTTCCTCACCCCTGATGTCAAGAGAATCGGCAAGGAGATCGATGTGCTTCACCTTTTATTTAGTCTGATTGAGGTGATGTTTAGCAGTCCTGAAGTATTAAAGGTAATAGTACTTATATAACTATATAGCTGTCTTGTTTATTAACAAACGGTCAGATACGAATATCTAACTACTTACGatatatactatatgtatacatacatacacacacacaaacgccaCTTTActggatttattattttcttatgagGCATTTCCTTTGCCTTAAGTTTTACTGGAGATAAATATACCTGCTTCTAATCCTTACTTTATTCTTAGTAACTAAAAATTTGATTCCTGTACATTTTCTTAAGTAAGAGGTGCAATtcttttgtattaaaaatgttcattataCAGAAAATCATCCCACTCTTAGTTCAGGGTTGACTCACACTGGTGCTTACAGAACAAATACATAAGCGAGAAATAAAGTTATGATTTGCAGTAcaatgataattattattattatacaataatgGTTTGTATTACCAAGCATACATGAAACATTTACCACAATGTAAGTACACATTAATCTTTGTAGGGCCATTAAAAACATATCATAATCATAAAACTTTGGCcatgaagggttttttttttaggtttttataaaagattgttaaatcaataaacatatCATAACTTGAGgtctattttttaatttttttctgatcgaattttataaagattattattCATCCAGGATTTGGggttttattaaagttattCTCAATATTAATTATGCTAATGAGTAGATTTACATTCATCACTGATTCAACACTTTCTATAAAAGGAGCTGACATAATTAAGTCATTGGTTAATGCCGATCTTGATATTAATCATATAAATATTCAGTAATAAGACTGATTGCTCGTATAATTTGTTGTGACTGCAGAAGCCATGGAGCGAGAGGGTGCTGGCAGAGCTGACGGCTGTGCTTCTGCCGATTTGGGAGAACCAGCCTGACTGGCAAATGAATGAGAAAAGGTCTGATTTTATTTACTCTCAGTAATTTGTTTCTTCTTCTGCATCgatatttttaatgattattaatattaataatatttataccattttaagattaaaaaaaatctttgatcaTATATTTACCAGAATAATGTCAAAAATAaattgctgaagaaaaaaaaaacactgctaacATTTTTGCAGAGCGcatataattgtttatttgcACACATGGCTATGAGTAATTGGATTAACTAGTTTATTTGTTATCTTATATATAATTACTTCTCTCACTAGAGCTGAGGATTTGTGCCAGCTGTTGATATCATTATTACTCCATCCAGACCTAAACGCTCTGGCAGTAAGTCCCTGTGTTGTGCAACAGTTtcaccatatttttttttattactgatgCCGGTATCTGATTAATAATTAAGCCAGAGCTTTATGGATTGGTGCATTTCTGGGTTTTTATCTAATCCAGCCACAAGCAGCTGCAGTCCTGAGTCTGTTTGTTCACTACGGAGTGTGTGTTAACATCCACATGGACAGACTTACGGCACTTCTTGAGGGTCTACTGTCAGGACCAGAGGAGGTACAGACATGAATTTCTACCATCCTATTTAAAGGTCATGCTTATTTATGCTGCGATATTTGTAAAAGTCCTGGGAGtcacaatgtgtttgttttctctctcttagcCTCATTACCCTTTGCCTCCTGGCTGGGGCATGTGTGACGGTGTCCTGgcattaattctttattttctcaatGAGGTAATTTCACTCAGTATATTTTGTGAGATTTCGTCATGTAATTATTATGattgtaaacattttagaaattcTGCATTGTAATAAACTGATTTTCTCCTCAATTGCAGAGTGAAAGCAGTGCTCTGTATGATTCTTTGAACTCCGAGGTTTGGTGTCACTTGTGGACTAAAGTTGGCACTATTCTAGAAAGCACAGAAGCCAAATCTGATTTTCTTTCAGTTGAtggtaaaatgtaaaaaaataaataaatatttttttcagaatacAAAAATGATGTTTGATATATACCATGAACCTCAATTTAATTCTAGTCAGTTTTTCTTTGCTCCTCCTAGGTCTTTCTGTCCTTTTATCCATCACTCTGTTTGCTTTCTCCAATGAGCCTCACGACTGCCTTTCCCTGTTTTTTGACGACGACAAAAAACTTATCCGCATCCTCGTTCGTCTCTTGACTACAGATAGGTCAGTTGACCTCCAGACTTTTTACTTCTCCTGGTAGGATGAACTTAATTTTAGACATCATGTTAATTGTGACCCGCCTCCGTGCTCTCATTCTTAGCAGCTCAGCACCACTTAAAAGGGGTCTCCTGTGGGGTGGCTCTGATATGAATAGTCTAGCCGTGATGAGCTGCCAGTTGCTGCGCTTTCCGTTTGCTGTGGAGCTGCCCCaggagaaaatggagaaaattcTCCACTCGTATCAAAGCCTGAATATAGTGGAAGGCTTAGTTCAGGCAAGTCAATACATCATTCTACAGCCAGAGTTTGTAAGGTGTATATCTCTATATATTGGTTGAATATAATTCCTTGAAATGTGTCTACATGTATGTGCTTTTCAGGTGATTCAACTCCAATCCCCTGCTCTCTTAGagcttcctctttctctcttgcgcCGTCTTTGCCTTTTCTCCCCTAAGCATGCAGTTCCAAGCTTCACCACAGCATCCCAGGACTGTGGGTTTCTTCCCCAGTGTCTATCATCAGACCATACCCTAAATAACCTTAACCAGTCTGAGAATGTAGCAGAACAGCCTAGACTTATTGGCACTCCTCATAAAAAACAGTTAGAAATGGGCAGAATTGATTGGGATCACTCTAAGAAAACCAAAGACATAACAAGAGtcagtataaataaaagtaagaaCACAAGGGATCCTCCTAATGTGCACTCCCAGCTATCCAAAACCAAGTCTGCGAATGTGAGGGAAAAAGACTTTAATTCAAAGATCAAACAAGACATAAAAACTCTCAGCATAGAACACCTTCAAGATTGTATAGAGCAGCACGATGAAGGTGTGGAGGAGCTTCTAGACAGCCTGGAGTTTCACGAAGGCTTCTCAGACCATCTCAGACATCCCACAGCACGGCACAAGAGCAACAAAAGCTGGTTTATTGACAGTTTAGAGCAGCCCAAGAACAGCGTAGGTCCCACTAATGTAATTAAGGGCTGTTCTAATGCATCAGATGTCAAAGGTCAATCTCCTGATATTAGGACAGCAAGTTCTCTTTTGTGTATGCTGCTGCAGAATGAATCCCTGTTTGGGTGTGCAGTGCAGCTTCTGTCTCTGCTGTGTCAGGCTTGTGCACCTGGCTCGGCCTTCTCTGCTGTACCTGTGGACCCGGTTGTGCTCCGAGCTGCCGTACTCC comes from Tachysurus vachellii isolate PV-2020 chromosome 26, HZAU_Pvac_v1, whole genome shotgun sequence and encodes:
- the stk36 gene encoding serine/threonine-protein kinase 36 isoform X1 produces the protein MMEQYHVLELIGEGSFGRVKKGRRKFSGQVVALKFIPKVGRSEKELRSLKREIEIMRGLKHPNIVLLLDSFETQTEVVVVTEYAEGELFQILEDDGCLPESQVREIACQLVSALYYLHSHRILHRDMKPQNILLGKGGVVKLCDFGFARAMSVSTLVLTSIKGTPLYMSPELVEEKPYDHTADLWSLGCILYELHTGAPPFYTNSIFHLVRLIVKDPVKWPENMSQGCMSFLKGLLNKDPQKRLTWPGLLHHPFVADGVLVLPDEGSCKPLTIMPTADVQAMKQQQVAEKSAPRCGKGKLMHRARDLHDKKQKKKQDQLKIVKALVNNQPRTKTAPAGEAPTSNHSLGSTFTVCRNSAHSPANQHQANDIGVASVSPAPCKGQISRDFEREFPSVEVGPGMMVRRSRPGHTNLASVRMDSDEQDVNSDEEWQRLAEVTDHMSMLMDPHIHQKLKNKLLRCKEQLLTGKLEEPSTMLHLLKILTSIFLTPDVKRIGKEIDVLHLLFSLIEVMFSSPEVLKKPWSERVLAELTAVLLPIWENQPDWQMNEKRAEDLCQLLISLLLHPDLNALAPQAAAVLSLFVHYGVCVNIHMDRLTALLEGLLSGPEEPHYPLPPGWGMCDGVLALILYFLNESESSALYDSLNSEVWCHLWTKVGTILESTEAKSDFLSVDGLSVLLSITLFAFSNEPHDCLSLFFDDDKKLIRILVRLLTTDSSSAPLKRGLLWGGSDMNSLAVMSCQLLRFPFAVELPQEKMEKILHSYQSLNIVEGLVQVIQLQSPALLELPLSLLRRLCLFSPKHAVPSFTTASQDCGFLPQCLSSDHTLNNLNQSENVAEQPRLIGTPHKKQLEMGRIDWDHSKKTKDITRVSINKSKNTRDPPNVHSQLSKTKSANVREKDFNSKIKQDIKTLSIEHLQDCIEQHDEGVEELLDSLEFHEGFSDHLRHPTARHKSNKSWFIDSLEQPKNSVGPTNVIKGCSNASDVKGQSPDIRTASSLLCMLLQNESLFGCAVQLLSLLCQACAPGSAFSAVPVDPVVLRAAVLHHDDGIRAAGCNLLACLEPDFRQTSSKLNAGPNWTIEPAVFKDLLSRLSDSAPSVRRSACRAAVKWLGMMKKTEVTSKRNQHLQGTECRRRTISPPAVTGRGGMGSRVEGTRQQINADSGCPLGSTGTSIAAEEWLNVAMGAASPAVSLLSDSDAIIRHQVCIILESMATITGGERALMSVDAPRQLHCLVRTDSHHAVRRQALAALCAFRQQDSLQQALKSIEAELKLHHISQRSSLQSNYRRMGQAEGKHNVESTPR